AAATTCTATATCACACCTTGGGTTATGGGTTTTTTTGATTCAGATCGTGCAGTCTCTGTATCAGCAAAAGactcttttaaaaatttactctCCGAAGAAAAGTGGCCCCATGTTTGGCTGAAGTTTGGATCTACTATCGCACCTATAGTCACTgatgtttttttacatgAAGACAAAGAATCGTTAACGGATTTGcgttttttttcaaatgaagAAGCTGAATCGAAAGTTACCAGAGTTAAATCTAGCTGTCTTCTGAccctttcttttcttttcaaacaGACTGCCGATTTAGAAAATCTAGAGACAGATAAGAAGATAGATAAGCAAACCTTTAAGTCATCTCTTTACGAGAACTTGTCTACACTTTTCAAGTCTGACGAATTTTGGTCTTTGGTTTCCTCACCTCAGGATGGTGTCACAGTGAGCCTGAGCGATTTATTGCTCATTATCTTGAAGTATGATAAACCTTTTGTTACCCAATATAAAgagaaatattttaaacGTGTTTCACGAATGATTTCACGACTAACTAGTTTGACCTGCGTCCCTATGCTTAGGCTTCTTAGTAACATGATTTCTAATTTCCCCAACGAGGTTCACCAATTTGCAAATGATTCAAAACGTCCTCTTTCAAAGTTGTTCTCAAATTTGATCACCAAGCGAATCAGCCTTCCTAATTCTGGGTTTTACACATCCTTGCtgaatttgtttaaaagtaTAGGCGCTATGCAGCTCGTTCCTTCCATTGAAAGTGTAGACGAATTGTGTGATGCATTCTTAGAAACTGCAAATCAAGAACAACGTTTCCTATCTACTGAAGTTTATGACTGTTTACTCAATTTCTTGTCATTTGTTTATACCGATTCTTCCGATCCTCAAATTAAGGATCATGTCCGTGACCGTTTAAGGACTATATTTACCAGGTATTTTAAAGGTGAATTTGTTCTACGCTGTTCAACGTCTGATTTCGATCATTGCTTGCAAAGTGTATTCGATAAAAATTCAGATTTCGCCTCGCTCTGGAACGAAGTGTTATTTGGTTTCTTTAATGATGAATCTATGGACATTGAAACTATCCCATTTGATTCTTTATCACGTAACTTAAGCTTAACCGTTCAAACAGTTTTATATcttaaaaatagaaattttcaaactgGAAATGAAGTCATGTCGATTCTGGGACCTTGTTTgtcatttttaatgaaattgtcTACCCACAAAAATGAACGTATTGCATGTTTATCGGCATCCCAGTTAATAACTGTTTGTCACATATTCAGTGATACTACATTGATTAAACCCGTTAAGgaactttttcaaaaatatttggtGAATGATTTGCCTTCTTCGATTTTAAAGCTTGGGCCTCAATCTCCAGCCTTTACTTTGCTTCGTGATATTCTTTTACTTCTTAAAGATTACGCGGATCTCTCTGAGCCTTGGGAAAATGTTGCTAATCAATTCACAGTGTCCTTTGATGAACTGGAAAATATTAGGGTTTTAAATAGTCTTCCCTCTTTGTTTGCTGATGGAAAACTAAGGGGGAAAATTTCCTTGGTAAAAACATTAGTAGAATACTATGATACAGCAGTATTTGCTATTATGCAAAACCCAGGAAACGATTGGGATATGATAAGAGCGTGCATTGGGTCTAAGGAAATCCTTGTTCCAGAAGAAAcgattaaaaatattttgtttacgaCCTTGGAGTATTTTCTTACGAATGATTGGGTTGATAATcatttgattattttgtGCGCATCATTGCATTCTCTGAAAGCTCATCTTCCAACAatatttgatgaaaataaatcctTGTATTCTTTGCTTCCTGTGATCCTTTTCAGTAAACCAGAAGATGATGGCCATGTTGCAGCTCATTTTGAAAGTATCTTCTCCCTATTGAAAGAGAAAGCATTAGAAGATTCCGGTTTTTCTCTTAAACTATGTTCAGAAGTGCAGGAATGGTCATTGAATAAGGTTTTGAATGGTTctataaatgaaaagttagCTGCTGATAAGTGTGTTCTTGTTTTCAATTCGTTTGGAAAACTCCCTTCAAACTTCTTTACGTTTCCTGCCTCTTTTTGGGATGCAAAAATATCCTCTTGCattccttttttctctaACAAGTTGTTCATTGACCAAGATTTTATTCTCGGATTTCTAGATTTAGTTGCCTCAGAGCCCATAAATGTTGATATGACAGACGTAGGTACTCAATTTGTGCATATATTCCATGCCTCCTTATACACTTTATATTATGTTGAAACTACCGGATGCGACGGTGATGCTTTATTTAACCTTACGTTTGCTTATTTGTTAATAcgaatttatttacaaaatggCATACAAAGCATAATTGATGTTCCCATCCGAGATGCTGGAATATTTGTGGAATCTTTTGAATGCTACTTCAAAGGTGAAGTGGTTAAATTTATGCGCGATAAGGATGCTTTGACAGTATTAAATGAGCTTTTAATTGATGATATAGATGGGAAAATGCCTGtattgtttaaaagatttaaaaatttgtcaTCTGCAGAGAATActacttctttttctatattTGCCGCTCAAGGGTTAACAGATTTTTTGATTGTTGTCTCAAATTTGTTAGAAATGGATGAGAAACACGTTGATGTTGTTTTAGGAAAGCTGGGCTTGAGCTCTTCAAAATCCCCTATTTTCGTATCTTCTATTTTAGAAGGATTGAAGCCATTAGAAGTAGATTCTGAAATTATTCAACGAATTCGTTTTAAAGCAGTAAACGATCTAACAGGTAAACTTCACTCTGCTAATGAAGTTTCTAAGTCTCTGTTGATTTTGAATGCGGCTACCACTCAACAGATTACTGAGAAGCCCCTTCTTCCTATCACAAGATGCAGactttttttggaaaatattACCAATTGGTGTTCTGAAAGTGGAATTAAATCTTTAGAGCTATTACCTGTTTGTTGCTTTCTTCGTTTCATGTACTATTTTTTACCCACTGTTTTTTCGTTATCTGGTTCTTATTGGAATAGCATTTTCgattatattaaatatgcTATGAAGATGTCTGTAGTGGATGCCCCAATAGTAAAATCGTTTGAACTATTTGCTCTTCGACTTTATAATGCTTTATCCAAGAACTATGAAATGAACTCTGATATTAAAGATTGTATTGTTGAGTCTAATGAATCCATGAATTATCTTTTGTTGAAACGATTTCTCTTTACTCACGAATCTACCCTGAGAAACTCGGTAACCGCACGTATGTGTAACCAATATTTGGTGAAGCTTTTAGAAAACTGTCCAGGGAAGGTTGTTCGCAGTTTTCAATATCAAGAGTTTTTTCCATCGTTGTGTAACTCGAATGATTTGCAAATGGAGTCTGTTtgtatgaaatttttacgCGAAAAATTAAGTCATGAGCTTAAGGAACTTACTGTTTACTACATGGTTGAAAGTGATTACGAACCTGATGTTTCATTATGCCCAGAACTTCTATCTCTCGCTATTGATTTTCCTGGAGATCCGTTTGTAATGGTAAGCAAAATGGAGAAATATGAACATGCGTTGCGTGTGTATCTTTTAGTTTGGGATCTTATCTTTTATCATTTTGAGGAAACCACTTACAATATAAAGCTGTCAATTATTAACCAACTTCATGCTATGGATTTATTACGTCCTTTGCTTAATACTTTAGTTGAAATTCTTAATTTATCATATGACAGGCCAATTAACGTTGATAAGTATCCCAAAATTGATTACAACCTTATGGATTATTCCTCTGCTACAGATCGTATTCGATGTCTTGCAATTCATATCTATTATCAATGTCTTAGAcatctttcttcttctgtTAGAAGTTATTGGTCTGAAGTTAAGAATAGAGCCTTCACTTCTACTGTTGAATCGTTTACAGGGTACAATGTTTCCCCGCTGTTGATTTCTGCTTCCTTAGACGATGTGGAGAGATCAATTGAATCCGAAGATTTTCAATCTGTTGGTGATGTTAATGTGAAAGTTAACAGAAACACCAGAGAGATATCTTTCATCTATAATGTTGATGAGCACAAACTGGAAATGGCCATCAAAATTCCCTCTGTATATCCCCTACAAAATGTTCAAGTAGAAGGAATAGAAAGAGTCGGTGTTAACGAACGACAATGGCGCTCATGGATTTTGGCTTCTCAAAGTATCTTATCATCGCAAAATGGCTCTATCACTGATGCGTTACTagttttgaagaagaatatATCCATGCACTTTGAAGGCGTTGAAGAATGTGCTATTTGCTATTCTGTCTTGTCTGTGGAGCGTACTTTGCCAAATAAACGATGTGGAACATGTAGGCACAAATTCCACGCATCATGTTTATACAAATGGTTcaaatcttcaaattcaagCCGCTGTCCACTGTGCCGCAGCAGCTTTACATTTGTTTAGgcactttaaaaaaaaattggtatTTTAATGGTGTGATATCTTtggttctttttttttatgatacATTATAATGAAGTTTAGTGTTATTTAGTTACTAGTGAATGAATGTGtctgttttgttttgatcGTTAAAAGTTTATACGAGTTTAGTGTTTGTTTGTATGCAAAGTCGATTACCTGATTTGAGTTTTATTGTAGCTAAAGTcgaaaatttaaatgtCCATTGCTTGAATAGAATGTGAAAATGAGAACTTTAATAACGACtgaagtaaacaaataatttctCAATAAAATTCCATATAactgatttaaaaaatgtaagtTATTTAagatatttaaagaaactTATAGTATAACAAGgtttttgttattgtttGTGTTTGGTAGATTAGTGTACGCAATGATTCGAGTGTTTACTTGCTAGGAGCTATAAGAATAAACAGCTAGTAAAAAACCGATATCATTTGTTATGACACAACAACTACACCTGGTTtgttttaaacttttattcAAGACGAATCCTACTAGAACAACGCACATTAATAACAGTAAAATGAGCAACGTGGAACAACCGTTTATGCAAGGAATAGATGATGGGtggaatttaaaaaactacCTAAACATTCAATCCACATCTCTGTAAGCATTGCAAACTTTAATTACTAGAGAGAATATACTAACCTGCAAAGTTGTTTAGATAAACTTTGCAATATCTATACTCAAGGTCAAGATGAGAATGAGGATGCAAAAGAATTGCAAGccatcaaaatcaaaatagaGTGGTGTAAAGATACAAGCGTTTTGCTTTCCTCTATATGTGTGATGCTCCTTGATTCAATCCACGATTTTCTAGTACAACAAGGAAAGATCACTAAAGAATCAATAAGCAAAAGAGATTATAGTCATGaaattacaatttttaacttcAAATACGCTCAACAAGAGATgcaaaatgaaaagctttATCATTTTGCGAAGCTTCTTGAACCCGCACTTGAGAGCTTGAAGGTGACAAACAATCATATCACCCATGCAACAATTGTCGGTCAGGTTTCTGGCAGTGAACATAACCTCTCAACGGCGATTGAACAAGTAGATGTTATTGTTAATTACTTTTATGATTCGTCAGAAAAGTTTCTCGAGTTGGGCAATAAAGTGCAGACTTTGggtaaagcaaaaaataagaagcATTGGCTAGGAGTTTACCAATCTTTTGGAAAGGCTAGCGTTGATCAAATTCAGAAACAGCTCGAGTGTTACAATGTTCGTATGATGGAGCTTAACAAAACGGATGAGAACAACGAATCTGCAATCTGTGAAAGTCAAGCATCGAGTAAAGAAGACGAAAGGAGCGATAAAACGACAAGTTCTAGCAAAAAGAAGTCGTTTACAAAGCTGATTTCTAATAGTAGGCTGAACCTGTGGAACAAGCAATAGATAGATGGCCGGTTTTCACACCATACTATACTAATACGATATTgtaattaaacaaaaaagcgGGAATTAATctaattttatcaattaattGTTATTATCACCTGCACCTTCATTAGCATGAGATTTCTTTCGTTCTTGCTGTAAAATACGGTCCGTGAGAATTCGCTCTTCAatctcttccttttttcgATTTTCCTCAATTACTTTCTTACGCATTCGCGCATTTTCTCTGTTCAGTCTTGCTTTATCGTTTCTCTTTATTTCATAATTTCGTTAAAACCAAaacaaatgtttattttaccAAATCACTTACATCTTTCGTCAAGCAAGCCTTTAACTCATACTTAATGGTGTTGCATTCTCCAAAAAACTTCCCAAAACTTTTATGACATTCTTCTAAAGCCCTGATTAAATCGGCACACTGTTTTTGATTATTCACATCTAAATGTGGATGCATAGCGAAGGAAATGCGGATGCAAAATAGCGACGCAGCAATTAATTTGCGTTGCCTATGAAATATGGTGGAAAAGATACTTGACTTTCATGATGCGTCTATAGCAATGGCTTCTTAATGGAAGAAAACGTATAGAAAAAACGGTAGTGACCCTAtgtaaaagaattttttttaatttacatGCTATTATATTGCGAACATGGTGACTTATTCCAGCTAAGAAGaaccattttttaagtaaaatacatgatattatttttagtcTTGAATTGCCTGTTGGCATATTaccaatattaaaattcaaTGAAAACCAGAGGAAATAAATGATGTCGAAACCAAAAAGTTGCATTTAAATGCTACCTTGTGTAAAACGTATGAACAATTAGTAATATTATACTTATTGGCATTTCTATGATGTTGTTTGGTTATTCCTCTATTTAactatttatattatatttcaGACAGTTGCGGAATTGTCGTTTGAGATCCTAACAAAGAGATAGACATTTACGAGAGCAACTAACTAACTAATCATTACCttaagtaaaatttttttttacacaagcttgaaaacttttttaataagacTTGTGAAATTAATTGATTGTGATGAAACTTTGGcagattttttcaattgttgATATATCGTAATTGATTGCCGACGACTTGATTTACAATGttattctttcaaaaatcaaattgacatggtttaaaaaaaaagtagatTCTATAGCACTCAATAATTTACATTTATGTTAAAATTCAATGGTTATAAGATATTCtgatacaaaaatttacttttccaTAGAAAGGTAAAAAATACTTGCGCGGCCAGGTTTCGATCCTGGGACCTACGGGTTATGAGCCCGTCGGAGTTCCACTCTCCTACCGCGCACGTGGTtgtaaagtaaaattttattaagtatatatattgaaagaatagtttttaaaaaaagaattataaTAAAGTAATACCCATGAACCTATATCCGTTAGCACACTTTTACTTCATCGACATGCAAATGAGCTTATGTGTTTAGTTCATTCGTGTTAAAGCACAAAAGAAGTATaatctataaaaaaatatgtcGTATCATTGATCGGCTTTCGTCGCAATGATCATCATATTTGCTTGCTAATGTCCattgttttatatttttcctACGATATACATAcctatttttgaataatacGTCGATTTTAGGTTATGTcagtttgtttttctttcctttttggtATAATAAGCagtcttttttctttgtgaTTGGAAAACAAAGCACTTACATCTGCTACCAAAAATGGATGCTTATGAAGTTTAGACGTGTGTCCACCAAAGTATTAAGGAAAAGCCTCAAAGTGcttaattttcttcatatttaaagaaaaagcatctttactaattatatattattattattattttctcagcagctttattttctttgggCTATATGCTGTTGATATTGCcgcctttttctttatgtTTTCATCTGAATGTTACTTAGCCAACTGCTAAACGTCCACCACCGTTTTGAGCTGTCTATGCTTCTGGTATTTCAAAATGGATGAGTATGCATTTGTGAAATTCTTTCGACTCAATGTTCTTTGTTGCtgaatttatatataatgtCTAGGATTTTAGACAATAGAGCATTGTTCCAAACAAGGCAACTCAAGCCAAACCCGAGCATAATTCTAACGATCGTTATTTTGCTAGCATAAATTGGTTTTCATTCATTcctttgtttcttttttaattgcatAAAGGTTAAGTAAATTCGCTTAGCTGCCACCTTATTTTCCTCGTTAGGGTTTGTATCAAGCATTTGTTTACGCAcggtttgtttacaaagaGCATACAGATTTGGAACAGGACAGGACACCCAAGCTAATCCTTCCCTCTtttgatgaaatttttatgaaaaaagcttttatgtctttttgtaattaatttttagacACTGAAATATACACTCTCACGTCAATTCGCTGCTtatatttccttttgtaatttttttcgcTTCCGTCTTTTGAACGcacttttccttttgaccttttttttcttaccaGGATAAATTACTCTATTTTGTGCAtactttgatttttttttatctgCATATTCCATTTGTCATTcattaatattaatattaataattatgaATTCATACGCAATTTTATTgtctcttttcttttcattcgAAAGGTTGCTTACATTGGCCAATGCCAATTCCCTTTATTCTCCTTTCAATAATTCCTCATTCGTCGATTCCGATACTTCCTTTAGTGATCTTTCTCGAAATGGTTTACTATCTTTACTTGATTCCAATACCACTTCAGCATCCGTTCAAACCATCGCAATCTCTCAAACGGATAATGCTGCTTCTTGCATTCCTTCTGCAAGCCTCTTATCTTCCAGTGTCGTGTTGTACTCTGCTAAGGAAACCGTAACTGTATCGTCTTATTGGTCTTTAGTTAGTACATCCGTTACTGGAACTGTTTACGTTCCTTATACTTCTAGCGTCGCCTGTTTCCCCTATGCTACTAGCGATGCTCCTAACCCCATTCCTCGTGGAGATAGCGCAACTTCAACCTCAATTGCTCCAACGTATTCAGCTAGTGATAGTTCTGCAACTACGATTACATCTTCTAGTCCTTCAACATCTATCATTGGTACTGGTTCTACCGATACATCCGTTTCCTCTACACTGACATACCATACTCCAATTGCTTCACCAACCACCTCATCTAATTCAGATAATGAGTATACCGTAGATGTTATAACTTCTTCGTCTTTGTCTTCATTTGTTATTACTAATGTAGACTCTACTACTACTTCAGTTATCAACTACATCGGTGCTAGTACGCTTGAATCATCATCCTTGACTAACACCGTGTCACCAACTGAATCCACATTTTATGAAACGAAATCTTCGACTAGCTCTGTTCCAACACAAACAATTGATTCATCGTCATTCACGAGTTCTACACCTGTATCTTTAACGTCTTCTTCTACATCATCATCAGGAAGCTCCCAAGATAGTACTACGATTGATTCGACTCCTTCAACAATCGCTACCAGTACCTTGCAGCCAACTACTTCCTCACCAATTACAACTTCTGCTCCGAGCCTTTCGTCCGCACTCCCTACCACTTATCCTAGTAGTTTGTCCACAGAAGTAGAAGTTGAGTATTTTACCAAAACAATAACGGATACCTCAAGCATTGTCACTTATTCGACTGGTGTCGAAACTTTATATGAAACGGAAACCATAACCTCATctgaaatttcttcaataatttataaCTTTAGTACTCCAATTTCTGGCTCTTCATTTCCCGACGGTTTCAAACCTATAAACCCCACTTCGTTTCCTTCGTTGACCTCTTctactaaaaaaattccttctACAACACTTCCCACTTCATCTAAGATGATTACGACTACTACCCCTTCTGTTTCTAATAATACCCAGTCATCGTTTCTCATTATTAGCACCTTTACTAGTTCATATGAGCATTCTGAGCCTTTTAAGGTGAGCTCTGTTCCTTTGACGtccaataatttttctagTATTTCCCATTCTTCTGCATCATCCTTGCCTATAACACCAAGTTCATACTTATCAAACACGACTTTGCATTCTTCAGTTCAATCTTCGCAGTCTTCCCAATTCACCGTATCAGTGCCGAGCAGCACCCAATCTTATTCTACCTCTTCTAATTTCACTACTCCTATTACAATTTCAACCTCGTTGTCTTCCTTTCCCACGACAATAGTGTCGAGCAGTTTCCAATATTCCTCCTTATCTTCTAACGTCACAACGACTAATGCACAATCTAGCTCTCTATCCTCCTCAAATAGTAGCGCTCTAACACACATTTCCTCATCTATTGTTTCATCCGGTAGTAGTTCAGCTTTATCTAGCTCAACCATTGTTTCTTCCATTAACAGCAGCTCTAGTGTCTTCATCTCATCCGTATCGTCTAGCTTACAATACTCCTCGAGTTATGTGACGGAAACGACGACTTCTGGATCAGTTGGATTCACCACCACTATTGCTACTCCCGTTGGATCCACTGCTGGAACTGTTGTTGTT
This region of Schizosaccharomyces pombe strain 972h- genome assembly, chromosome: II genomic DNA includes:
- the rkr1 gene encoding ubiquitin-protein ligase E3, with the protein product MKKKSTDLYGRKNPGMQSMSGSFSSLQIALDESSSNFSTIYEPPDLSGLDAEMIVIVKNLQKRDIVTKCRALQDLIQWNDPSQFDNEQFLNALAVLFPRLSIEVERHVRLKIFVFMSVLSSALQKKLAPWLKFYITPWVMGFFDSDRAVSVSAKDSFKNLLSEEKWPHVWLKFGSTIAPIVTDVFLHEDKESLTDLRFFSNEEAESKVTRVKSSCLLTLSFLFKQTADLENLETDKKIDKQTFKSSLYENLSTLFKSDEFWSLVSSPQDGVTVSLSDLLLIILKYDKPFVTQYKEKYFKRVSRMISRLTSLTCVPMLRLLSNMISNFPNEVHQFANDSKRPLSKLFSNLITKRISLPNSGFYTSLLNLFKSIGAMQLVPSIESVDELCDAFLETANQEQRFLSTEVYDCLLNFLSFVYTDSSDPQIKDHVRDRLRTIFTRYFKGEFVLRCSTSDFDHCLQSVFDKNSDFASLWNEVLFGFFNDESMDIETIPFDSLSRNLSLTVQTVLYLKNRNFQTGNEVMSILGPCLSFLMKLSTHKNERIACLSASQLITVCHIFSDTTLIKPVKELFQKYLVNDLPSSILKLGPQSPAFTLLRDILLLLKDYADLSEPWENVANQFTVSFDELENIRVLNSLPSLFADGKLRGKISLVKTLVEYYDTAVFAIMQNPGNDWDMIRACIGSKEILVPEETIKNILFTTLEYFLTNDWVDNHLIILCASLHSLKAHLPTIFDENKSLYSLLPVILFSKPEDDGHVAAHFESIFSLLKEKALEDSGFSLKLCSEVQEWSLNKVLNGSINEKLAADKCVLVFNSFGKLPSNFFTFPASFWDAKISSCIPFFSNKLFIDQDFILGFLDLVASEPINVDMTDVGTQFVHIFHASLYTLYYVETTGCDGDALFNLTFAYLLIRIYLQNGIQSIIDVPIRDAGIFVESFECYFKGEVVKFMRDKDALTVLNELLIDDIDGKMPVLFKRFKNLSSAENTTSFSIFAAQGLTDFLIVVSNLLEMDEKHVDVVLGKLGLSSSKSPIFVSSILEGLKPLEVDSEIIQRIRFKAVNDLTGKLHSANEVSKSLLILNAATTQQITEKPLLPITRCRLFLENITNWCSESGIKSLELLPVCCFLRFMYYFLPTVFSLSGSYWNSIFDYIKYAMKMSVVDAPIVKSFELFALRLYNALSKNYEMNSDIKDCIVESNESMNYLLLKRFLFTHESTLRNSVTARMCNQYLVKLLENCPGKVVRSFQYQEFFPSLCNSNDLQMESVCMKFLREKLSHELKELTVYYMVESDYEPDVSLCPELLSLAIDFPGDPFVMVSKMEKYEHALRVYLLVWDLIFYHFEETTYNIKLSIINQLHAMDLLRPLLNTLVEILNLSYDRPINVDKYPKIDYNLMDYSSATDRIRCLAIHIYYQCLRHLSSSVRSYWSEVKNRAFTSTVESFTGYNVSPLLISASLDDVERSIESEDFQSVGDVNVKVNRNTREISFIYNVDEHKLEMAIKIPSVYPLQNVQVEGIERVGVNERQWRSWILASQSILSSQNGSITDALLVLKKNISMHFEGVEECAICYSVLSVERTLPNKRCGTCRHKFHASCLYKWFKSSNSSRCPLCRSSFTFV
- a CDS encoding uncharacterized protein (conserved fungal protein) gives rise to the protein MSNVEQPFMQGIDDGWNLKNYLNIQSTSLCLDKLCNIYTQGQDENEDAKELQAIKIKIEWCKDTSVLLSSICVMLLDSIHDFLVQQGKITKESISKRDYSHEITIFNFKYAQQEMQNEKLYHFAKLLEPALESLKVTNNHITHATIVGQVSGSEHNLSTAIEQVDVIVNYFYDSSEKFLELGNKVQTLGKAKNKKHWLGVYQSFGKASVDQIQKQLECYNVRMMELNKTDENNESAICESQASSKEDERSDKTTSSSKKKSFTKLISNSRLNLWNKQ
- the cmc1 gene encoding cytochrome c oxidase assembly protein Cmc1 — its product is MHPHLDVNNQKQCADLIRALEECHKSFGKFFGECNTIKYELKACLTKDRNDKARLNRENARMRKKVIEENRKKEEIEERILTDRILQQERKKSHANEGAGDNNN
- the map4 gene encoding agglutination protein Map4, whose amino-acid sequence is MNSYAILLSLFFSFERLLTLANANSLYSPFNNSSFVDSDTSFSDLSRNGLLSLLDSNTTSASVQTIAISQTDNAASCIPSASLLSSSVVLYSAKETVTVSSYWSLVSTSVTGTVYVPYTSSVACFPYATSDAPNPIPRGDSATSTSIAPTYSASDSSATTITSSSPSTSIIGTGSTDTSVSSTLTYHTPIASPTTSSNSDNEYTVDVITSSSLSSFVITNVDSTTTSVINYIGASTLESSSLTNTVSPTESTFYETKSSTSSVPTQTIDSSSFTSSTPVSLTSSSTSSSGSSQDSTTIDSTPSTIATSTLQPTTSSPITTSAPSLSSALPTTYPSSLSTEVEVEYFTKTITDTSSIVTYSTGVETLYETETITSSEISSIIYNFSTPISGSSFPDGFKPINPTSFPSLTSSTKKIPSTTLPTSSKMITTTTPSVSNNTQSSFLIISTFTSSYEHSEPFKVSSVPLTSNNFSSISHSSASSLPITPSSYLSNTTLHSSVQSSQSSQFTVSVPSSTQSYSTSSNFTTPITISTSLSSFPTTIVSSSFQYSSLSSNVTTTNAQSSSLSSSNSSALTHISSSIVSSGSSSALSSSTIVSSINSSSSVFISSVSSSLQYSSSYVTETTTSGSVGFTTTIATPVGSTAGTVVVDIPTPSWVTETVTSGSVGFTTTIATPVGSTAGTVLVDIPTPSWVTETVTSGSVEFTTTIATPVGTTAGTVVVDIPTPSWVTETVTSGSVGFTTTIATPIGTTAGTVLVDIPTPSWVTETVTSGSVGFTTTIATPVGTTAGTVLIDVPTPTASSSPFPSCNTQCTNENSFRIQVINDDIYPSYVHLDSNNYAIAAARGDSDGENVFIYDSDIKRIVSCCGVKPIYRLDQDDTEGYSFEIYKDNDGQLQFKYPLNDALYPMELLTLTDGRIGITTNLTLYKPYYLNNVENERAANVVLRALEY